From the Manihot esculenta cultivar AM560-2 chromosome 3, M.esculenta_v8, whole genome shotgun sequence genome, one window contains:
- the LOC110611655 gene encoding UPF0481 protein At3g47200-like: MTNEDSVSISINEKLADQSPIFSDHYIFKVSKEQWSVNEEAYEPKLIAIGPYHHGKDHLLAMKDHKIRYLQSLLQQSSQKDVSRYVQIIRNLKERARKYYAEPLSFTHDEFVEMILINGCFIIEFIHKLLEGPLCNSSHVYTPENMIQIKNLLELLHDHWQPFPARLEVYEKMGQAKEGCFTRCATELKDAGIKFKSAVERNNLFDINFVNSTIKIPKIRIGDKTECLLRNLIVYEQLTSSTSPKYFTDYMRFMDCLIDSAKDVELLCCQGIIDNWKGDDESIAILFNKLGEHVFCERALYADIVNNVNEHCKKRSNLWMAKLRHDYFQSPWSFISVLAAIMLLLLSLTQTVYSVLSCYK, encoded by the exons ATGACAAATGAAGATTCTGTATCGATTTCTATTAATGAAAAGCTTGCAGATCAATCCCCTATATTTTCAGATCATTACATTTTTAAAGTGTCAAAGGAACAATGGAGCGTGAATGAAGAGGCATATGAACCGAAATTAATTGCAATTGGTCCTTATCACCATGGTAAAGATCATTTACTTGCCATGAAAGATCACAAAATACGATATCTTCAAAGCCTCCTTCAACAAAGTTCTCAgaaagatgtatcaagatatgTACAGATTATAAGAAATTTGAAAGAAAGAGCTCGTAAATATTATGCAGAGCCTTTAAGTTTTACCCATGATGAATTCGTTGAAATGATACTTATTAATGGTTGCTTTATTATTGAGTTTATACACAAATTGCTAGAAG GCCCACTGTGTAATTCAAGTCACGTATACACTCCAGAAAATATGATACAAATCAAGAACCTACTGGAATTATTACATGATCACTGGCAACCTTTCCCTGCAAGACTAGAGGTTTATGAGAAAATGGGACAAGCCAAGGAAGGATGTTTTACGCGCTGTGCCACAGAGCTCAAAGATGCCGGGATTAAGTTCAAGAGTGCTGTTGAGAGAAATAACTTGTTCGATATAAATTTTGTAAACAGTACAATTAAAATCCCAAAAATACGAATTGGAGATAAAACAGAGTGTCTCTTGCGAAATCTCATAGTCTACGAGCAGTTGACCTCTTCCACGAGTCCAAAATACTTCACTGATTACATGAGATTCATGGATTGCCTCATCGATTCTGCGAAGGATGTAGAGCTACTTTGTTGCCAGGGGATCATTGATAATTGGAAGGGTGACGATGAAAGCATTGCTATTCTATTCAACAAGCTTGGAGAACATGTCTTCTGCGAAAGGGCTCTCTACGCGGATATAGTGAACAATGTAAACGAGCATTGCAAGAAACGAAGTAATCTGTGGATGGCCAAGTTGAGGCACGATTATTTTCAAAGCCCATGGTCTTTTATTTCTGTTTTGGCTGCTATCATGCTGCTCCTTCTCTCCTTGACTCAGACTGTTTATTCAGTTCTTTCTTGTTATAAGTAA